In Flavobacteriales bacterium, the genomic stretch GTCCCCGATACCACATCACGGATAGCCTTCACCGACAACGATACCGCCTTTGATGAAAAGGACGTGCAGTTCATCATCACCCCCTATGATGAGTGGTATGCCTTGGTAAGGGCATTGGAACTGAAAGAAGCGCATGGAGGTAGCGTTACAACCATCACGGTGGGTGATGCAAGCAACGATGCTATCATCCGCAAGGCCTTGGCCATCGGTGCGAATGATGCTGTGCGTATCGATACAGAGGCTAAAGACCCGGCTTACACGGCTCAGCAGATTGCTGACTATGCGAAGGATAAGGGCTACGATATCATTCTCTGCGGAAAGGAGACCATCGATTATAATGGTTCTCAAGTAGGTGGAATGGTCGCAGAACTGCTCGACATCCCCTACATTTCTCTGGCCACCAAGCTCGAAATGAATGGGGAACAGGCCACATTGGAACGGGACATACAAGGAGGTACAGAAGTGGTCGAGGTCAACACTCCATTTGTGCTCAGTGCAGCCAAGGGCATGGCCGAGCAACGTATCCCGAACATGCGTGGCATCATGGCAGCCCGTACCAAACCTCTTGAAGTGGTCGCGGCCACCGAGGCCGGCACGTGGACCGAGACAGTCAAGTATGAGCTCCCTCCCGCCAAAGCCGGAGTGAAACTCATAGACCCCGATAATATGCAAGAACTCGTGAGGCTACTTCACGAGGAGGCCAAAGCACTTTGAACGAATCTCTAGAAGAAAAAGAACCAATGTCAGTACTTGTATTTGCACATCAGAATG encodes the following:
- a CDS encoding electron transfer flavoprotein subunit beta/FixA family protein, translating into VPDTTSRIAFTDNDTAFDEKDVQFIITPYDEWYALVRALELKEAHGGSVTTITVGDASNDAIIRKALAIGANDAVRIDTEAKDPAYTAQQIADYAKDKGYDIILCGKETIDYNGSQVGGMVAELLDIPYISLATKLEMNGEQATLERDIQGGTEVVEVNTPFVLSAAKGMAEQRIPNMRGIMAARTKPLEVVAATEAGTWTETVKYELPPAKAGVKLIDPDNMQELVRLLHEEAKAL